Proteins encoded in a region of the Elizabethkingia bruuniana genome:
- a CDS encoding succinate dehydrogenase/fumarate reductase iron-sulfur subunit translates to MQLYLKIWRQKDRNAEGKLEEYKLDQLNSHMSFLEMLDILNEKLILEGKEPVEFDHDCREGICGQCGMMINGIAHGPLKNTTTCQLHLRSFEDGDTIVIEPFRAAAFPVKKDLKVDRSALDRIIASGGFVSVNTGQAPDAKTIAITHQLAEEAFDAAACIGCGACVATCKNASAALFTSAKISHMALLPQGKEERNERVVNMVKQMDEELFGHCSNTEACEVECPQGISVLNIARMNYEYSRALFYKKN, encoded by the coding sequence ATGCAATTATACCTTAAAATATGGAGACAGAAAGACAGAAATGCTGAAGGAAAGCTGGAAGAATATAAACTGGATCAGCTGAATTCTCATATGTCGTTTCTGGAAATGCTGGATATACTGAATGAAAAGCTTATTCTGGAAGGGAAAGAGCCTGTAGAATTTGATCATGACTGTCGGGAAGGGATTTGTGGTCAATGTGGAATGATGATTAATGGTATTGCCCACGGGCCACTGAAAAATACAACGACCTGTCAGTTGCACCTCAGATCTTTTGAAGATGGTGATACTATTGTGATAGAGCCATTCCGCGCTGCAGCTTTTCCTGTGAAGAAAGACCTTAAAGTAGACCGTTCTGCATTAGACCGAATTATTGCTTCTGGTGGATTTGTGTCTGTGAATACCGGACAGGCACCCGATGCCAAGACAATTGCAATTACCCATCAGCTGGCGGAGGAAGCTTTCGATGCAGCAGCATGTATCGGTTGTGGTGCATGTGTGGCGACCTGTAAGAATGCCAGTGCAGCTTTATTTACTTCAGCGAAGATCTCACATATGGCGCTTTTACCACAAGGGAAAGAAGAACGAAATGAAAGAGTTGTGAATATGGTAAAACAAATGGACGAAGAACTTTTTGGCCACTGCTCCAATACAGAAGCCTGTGAAGTAGAATGCCCGCAGGGTATATCAGTTCTGAATATTGCCCGTATGAACTACGAATACAGCAGAGCATTGTTTTATAAAAAGAACTAA
- a CDS encoding fumarate reductase/succinate dehydrogenase flavoprotein subunit, with protein MMLDSKIPKGPLEEKWANYKKTAKLVNPANRKKLDVIVVGTGLAGSSIAASLGELGYNVKAFCFQDSPRRAHSVAAQGGVNAAKNYKNDGDSVYRMFVDTLKGGDFRAREANVYRMAECSLNLIDQAVAQGVPFGREYGGYLNNRSFGGVQVSRTFYARGQTGQQLLLGAYQALMRQVGKGSVELFSRHEMLDLVVIDGKARGIIVRNLDTGEIERHAAHTVVLATGGYGKIYYLSTLAMGCNGSAIWRAHKKGALMASPSWIQIHPTSLPQSGDYQSKLTLMSESLRNDGRIWVPLKNGETRKPNDIPEEERDYYLERRYPAFGNLAPRDISSRAAKERIDAGFGIGPLKNAVYLDFSKAIKEQGKAKIKEKYGNLFDMYLKITGYDAYKEPMMISPSAHFSMGGLWVDYELMTTIPGLFALGEANFADHGANRLGANSLLQASVDGYFIAPYTIANYLSGEIHTGKISPDHPEFEKAEKEVKDQIQKFMEVKGNKTVDYYHKTLGKLLYDYCGLARNEEGLKYAIEEIQKLKQEFYQNVTIPGVGDKMNGELEKAGRVADYFEIGELMCYDALTRNESCGAHFREEYQTPDGEALRNDADFQFISAWGWKGEKQEPELVKEPLVFQEIQPVVRSYK; from the coding sequence ATGATGTTAGATTCTAAAATACCAAAAGGCCCGTTAGAAGAAAAATGGGCAAACTATAAAAAAACAGCTAAACTGGTAAACCCTGCCAATCGTAAAAAATTGGATGTTATTGTTGTGGGGACAGGATTGGCAGGAAGTTCAATTGCGGCATCCCTTGGCGAACTGGGGTATAATGTAAAAGCTTTCTGTTTTCAGGATAGTCCGCGTAGGGCACACTCTGTTGCTGCTCAGGGTGGTGTAAATGCCGCTAAAAATTACAAAAACGACGGTGACAGTGTATACCGGATGTTTGTAGATACATTGAAGGGTGGAGACTTCAGGGCACGTGAAGCCAATGTCTATCGTATGGCAGAGTGTTCCCTTAATCTTATAGATCAGGCCGTGGCTCAAGGTGTTCCGTTCGGCCGGGAATACGGAGGGTATCTGAATAACCGCTCTTTCGGTGGTGTGCAGGTAAGCCGTACATTCTATGCCAGAGGACAAACCGGTCAGCAGTTATTACTGGGTGCATATCAGGCATTGATGCGACAAGTAGGTAAAGGGAGTGTAGAATTGTTTTCCCGTCACGAAATGCTGGATTTGGTAGTGATTGACGGAAAAGCACGCGGGATTATTGTACGTAATCTGGATACCGGAGAAATAGAGCGGCATGCAGCACATACTGTTGTGTTGGCAACCGGAGGCTACGGAAAGATTTATTATCTCTCCACTTTGGCAATGGGCTGTAATGGCTCAGCGATATGGCGGGCGCATAAAAAGGGTGCATTAATGGCTTCTCCAAGCTGGATACAGATTCACCCGACTTCATTACCGCAATCGGGAGATTATCAGTCAAAATTAACGCTGATGTCTGAGTCTTTGAGAAATGACGGAAGGATTTGGGTGCCATTAAAAAATGGTGAAACCCGAAAGCCAAATGATATTCCGGAAGAGGAAAGAGATTACTATTTGGAAAGAAGATATCCGGCATTCGGAAATCTGGCGCCAAGAGATATATCATCTCGGGCTGCAAAAGAGCGAATTGATGCAGGTTTCGGAATCGGGCCACTGAAAAATGCAGTTTATCTGGATTTTTCTAAAGCTATAAAAGAGCAGGGAAAAGCAAAGATTAAAGAGAAATACGGAAACCTGTTCGATATGTATCTGAAAATTACAGGTTACGATGCTTATAAAGAGCCTATGATGATTTCGCCATCTGCGCACTTTTCTATGGGAGGATTGTGGGTAGACTATGAACTGATGACTACAATTCCCGGGCTATTTGCCTTGGGTGAAGCTAATTTTGCGGATCATGGAGCCAACCGTTTGGGAGCCAATTCTCTGCTTCAGGCTTCTGTAGATGGTTACTTTATAGCTCCTTATACAATTGCGAATTATCTTTCAGGAGAAATCCATACGGGAAAAATATCACCTGATCATCCTGAGTTTGAAAAAGCTGAAAAAGAGGTGAAAGATCAGATTCAGAAGTTTATGGAAGTTAAAGGAAATAAGACTGTAGATTATTATCACAAAACTTTGGGTAAGCTCTTGTATGATTATTGTGGCTTGGCAAGAAATGAAGAAGGACTAAAATATGCGATAGAAGAGATTCAGAAGCTGAAACAGGAATTTTATCAGAATGTTACTATTCCGGGAGTTGGAGATAAGATGAACGGGGAATTGGAGAAAGCAGGAAGGGTTGCTGATTATTTTGAAATCGGAGAGCTGATGTGTTATGATGCTCTTACCCGAAATGAATCCTGCGGAGCGCACTTCCGTGAGGAATATCAGACCCCGGACGGAGAGGCGCTTAGAAATGATGCTGATTTTCAGTTTATTTCTGCATGGGGCTGGAAAGGGGAAAAGCAGGAACCTGAATTGGTTAAAGAACCTCTTGTTTTTCAAGAAATACAGCCTGTAGTACGTAGTTATAAATAA
- a CDS encoding succinate dehydrogenase cytochrome b subunit: protein MLNTLSRKMLMCLTGLFLGFFLLIHFLGNLQLFLPQEQAHLQFNAYSHFLSGNIVIKIVSLVLYTSIILHAIDGLVITIKNKKSGGTYQSDRRGRASKWYSRNMGILGTLILIFLVIHFQNFWYVYKFGSLPLDDKGNKDLYILVITVFKEWWYVVIYVISMIALCYHLIHGIYSAVRTLGLFHPKYVKWIKIAGITYSVIISVGFALMPVYVFLTVK, encoded by the coding sequence ATGCTGAATACACTTTCAAGAAAAATGCTGATGTGCCTTACAGGGCTGTTCCTGGGTTTCTTTTTGCTGATTCACTTTTTGGGAAATTTACAACTCTTCCTTCCACAGGAGCAGGCGCACTTACAGTTCAATGCTTATTCTCACTTTTTATCCGGAAATATTGTTATAAAAATTGTTTCATTGGTTCTGTATACCAGTATCATTTTACATGCAATAGACGGGTTGGTGATTACTATAAAAAATAAAAAATCTGGCGGTACTTATCAGTCTGACCGAAGAGGCAGAGCCAGTAAATGGTATTCCCGTAATATGGGGATATTGGGTACGCTGATTCTTATCTTTCTGGTGATCCATTTTCAGAATTTCTGGTATGTCTATAAATTCGGAAGTCTTCCGCTGGACGATAAAGGAAACAAAGACCTGTATATTCTGGTAATAACAGTCTTTAAAGAATGGTGGTATGTAGTTATCTATGTGATTTCTATGATTGCGCTTTGTTATCACCTTATTCACGGAATTTACAGTGCTGTGAGAACTTTGGGATTATTTCATCCTAAATATGTGAAATGGATTAAAATAGCAGGAATTACTTATTCGGTAATTATTAGTGTCGGATTTGCGCTAATGCCTGTCTATGTATTTCTTACCGTTAAATAA
- a CDS encoding anion permease → MKEINIKNVAFTFAIALIIWFIPVPDGVTPEAWHLFAIFAATILGIILKAAPMGTMCMMAIGFTALTQVLAPGDAGKSITKALTGFGDKVIWLIGISFFIARGFIKTGLGNRIAFLFIRVFGKSSLGLAYGLGLADMCLAPAIPSNTARGGGIIYPIMKSMAISFGSVPDQPATHRKLGSFLTLNSYYMNLIASSMFLTGTASNPMCQKFAANLGIDITWMSWAVAGFVPGLVAFFVVPLVLYKLYPPELKKTDGAQKMAADKLKEMGAVSKHEWLMLLAFFILLFLWIFGGSLSIDATTTAFIGLTLLLLTSVLTWEDVKSEKGAWDTIVWFAVLVMMASSLNELGFIGWFSDLIKVKIGGLSWQVAFPVIILVYFFSHYIFASATAHVAAMYAALLGVGVSLGIPPMLLAMMLGFMGSIYGVLTHYGHGPAPVYFGSGYVELKAWWLRGLEIGIVLLIIYMVVGGLWMKVLGYY, encoded by the coding sequence ATGAAAGAGATTAATATCAAAAACGTTGCATTTACTTTTGCAATAGCGTTAATCATCTGGTTTATTCCGGTTCCGGATGGTGTGACCCCGGAAGCATGGCACTTGTTTGCCATCTTTGCTGCAACTATTTTAGGAATTATCCTAAAAGCGGCCCCTATGGGAACAATGTGTATGATGGCTATAGGCTTTACAGCGCTTACACAGGTATTGGCTCCCGGAGATGCCGGTAAGTCGATTACTAAAGCCCTTACCGGATTTGGAGACAAAGTGATCTGGTTAATCGGGATATCCTTCTTTATTGCCCGAGGATTTATCAAAACGGGATTAGGAAATCGTATAGCCTTTTTATTTATCCGGGTTTTTGGAAAGAGTTCTCTTGGACTTGCTTATGGATTAGGTTTGGCAGATATGTGTCTGGCACCAGCCATTCCAAGTAACACTGCCAGAGGCGGGGGGATTATTTACCCGATTATGAAGTCTATGGCAATTAGTTTTGGTTCAGTGCCGGATCAGCCGGCAACCCATAGAAAATTAGGATCTTTCCTTACGCTGAACAGTTATTACATGAATTTGATTGCTTCTTCAATGTTCCTTACCGGTACAGCGAGTAATCCAATGTGTCAGAAATTTGCAGCCAATCTGGGAATAGATATAACATGGATGTCATGGGCGGTAGCTGGTTTTGTACCAGGATTGGTGGCTTTCTTTGTCGTTCCTTTAGTGCTTTACAAATTATACCCGCCTGAATTAAAGAAAACTGATGGTGCTCAGAAAATGGCAGCTGATAAGCTTAAAGAAATGGGTGCTGTTTCCAAACATGAATGGTTGATGTTACTGGCTTTCTTTATTTTATTATTCTTGTGGATTTTTGGAGGCTCTCTTTCTATAGATGCTACAACTACTGCGTTTATCGGACTTACATTACTTTTACTAACATCTGTGTTGACATGGGAAGATGTGAAATCTGAAAAAGGTGCATGGGATACCATTGTATGGTTTGCAGTGTTAGTGATGATGGCCAGCTCTCTTAATGAATTAGGATTTATTGGGTGGTTTAGTGATCTGATTAAAGTGAAAATTGGTGGACTAAGCTGGCAGGTAGCCTTTCCGGTTATTATATTGGTATATTTCTTCAGTCACTACATTTTTGCCAGTGCCACAGCTCACGTAGCAGCGATGTATGCGGCTTTATTAGGTGTGGGTGTTTCTTTAGGAATTCCGCCAATGTTATTAGCAATGATGTTAGGTTTCATGGGATCTATATACGGTGTACTTACGCATTACGGACATGGTCCGGCTCCGGTATATTTCGGTAGTGGCTATGTTGAACTAAAAGCATGGTGGCTGAGAGGCCTGGAAATAGGAATCGTTTTACTCATCATCTATATGGTCGTAGGAGGTCTATGGATGAAAGTACTGGGATATTATTAA
- a CDS encoding porin: MSNRKYRKFIFIPLLLGAFFSNAQTKDSVKVPVKDSLAAKKQEVAEVKYPQFQFKGLFQARYLVGMTKDVDVNGLHHSDHSGTSNNFMIKYMRVQMKAQISKRTEVVALANLADFKNDPKGRVLENAYIKYTFNPKIAITVGQFRPWFGIEETYPVDIIKSLDWSNQYTEFGKLGWTSFQIGASVGGQVKLGKLPLQYAVSVVNGNGKNQINDNDNGKQYLSRLVLGLSEKYNFNLGLNGGVGEVFSKKVYAVGVDVTGDIQFDPRWSLDMQLEAKQATNHILYNSLAENVRTSNPDDYLVRGVYFLPNLRYEINHKNLSALELSCRYEYLDSNFRQDSNPRQTITPMFGLEFLKNYGARIQLGVQIDRYKKQVENTNQYNNNLFIVQVQSRF; the protein is encoded by the coding sequence ATGAGTAATAGGAAGTATCGAAAATTTATTTTTATTCCCTTATTATTGGGAGCATTCTTCAGTAATGCACAAACCAAAGATTCAGTAAAAGTTCCTGTAAAGGATTCATTAGCTGCTAAAAAACAGGAGGTTGCTGAAGTAAAGTATCCTCAATTTCAATTCAAAGGCCTTTTCCAGGCACGCTATCTGGTGGGAATGACAAAGGATGTAGACGTAAACGGTTTGCATCATAGTGACCACAGCGGTACCAGCAACAATTTTATGATCAAGTACATGCGGGTGCAAATGAAAGCGCAAATAAGTAAACGTACTGAGGTTGTAGCGCTTGCTAACCTTGCTGATTTCAAAAATGATCCTAAAGGTCGTGTATTGGAAAATGCATACATCAAGTACACCTTCAATCCTAAAATAGCCATTACCGTCGGACAGTTCCGTCCATGGTTTGGTATAGAAGAAACTTATCCTGTAGATATTATCAAATCATTGGACTGGTCCAATCAATATACAGAGTTCGGAAAATTGGGATGGACTAGTTTCCAGATTGGAGCCTCTGTCGGCGGACAGGTAAAGCTGGGGAAACTTCCGTTGCAGTATGCCGTGTCCGTAGTTAACGGAAACGGTAAAAACCAGATCAATGATAATGATAATGGTAAACAATATTTATCACGTTTGGTATTGGGTTTATCAGAGAAATATAATTTTAATCTGGGACTAAACGGTGGTGTAGGTGAGGTTTTTAGCAAAAAAGTATATGCTGTAGGAGTAGATGTTACCGGAGATATTCAGTTTGATCCCCGATGGAGTCTGGATATGCAATTGGAAGCAAAGCAAGCAACCAATCATATATTGTATAATTCTTTAGCGGAAAATGTAAGAACTTCTAACCCGGACGATTATTTGGTACGAGGTGTTTATTTCCTTCCTAATCTGAGATACGAGATCAATCACAAAAATCTGAGTGCATTGGAGCTCTCTTGCCGATATGAATATCTGGACAGTAATTTCCGTCAGGATTCAAACCCAAGACAGACTATTACTCCAATGTTTGGATTAGAATTTCTGAAGAATTATGGTGCAAGAATACAGTTGGGGGTACAGATTGACCGCTATAAAAAGCAGGTGGAAAATACCAATCAATACAATAATAATCTGTTCATTGTTCAGGTACAGAGCCGATTCTAG
- a CDS encoding DUF3472 domain-containing protein has product MRSKLLTGTFLGIALFAFQSCRENNMTTEESVSPQAKTSGAVAGSTLNVPVAGNSFLTVKPSGANEVITSTKLGNWTNSNSVISTYFRVSNAGTLSIGLKASVPSGTSVVKVTVGNVSKNVTLTGSANTSYTAGDFNISTPGYVKVDLQGVSKTGGYFADVTDITFSGTAASGNNIFSNDTSYYYWARRGPSCHLGYTVPTSSNVSYYYNEVTVPVGEDKIGSYFMANGFGEGYFGIQVNSATERRVLFSVWSPFPTDDPNNIPPDHKIVLNRAGSGVTIGEFGNEGSGGQSYYKYNWTAGQTYKFLLKGEPDGTGKTDYTAWFLSPDTTTWKLIASWKRPQTSTYLKGFYSFVENFNPENGYMGRKAEFKNQWVRTSAGNWQAVSAAKFTVDATYNAQQRIDAMGGTNGNSFFLQNGGFFSTIVAPGTQFSVTAPTQAPDIDFSTLP; this is encoded by the coding sequence ATGAGATCTAAACTATTAACCGGTACTTTTTTGGGTATTGCACTATTTGCTTTCCAATCGTGCAGAGAAAACAACATGACAACAGAAGAATCTGTTTCACCACAGGCTAAAACTTCCGGAGCTGTTGCAGGTTCTACATTAAATGTGCCTGTTGCAGGAAATTCATTCTTAACAGTAAAACCTTCCGGAGCCAACGAGGTGATTACTTCTACAAAACTGGGCAACTGGACCAATTCCAATTCTGTCATCAGCACCTATTTCAGGGTAAGTAATGCCGGAACCTTAAGCATTGGATTAAAAGCATCTGTTCCGTCCGGAACCAGCGTTGTAAAAGTTACTGTAGGAAATGTTTCTAAAAACGTTACTTTAACCGGATCCGCCAACACCAGTTACACCGCAGGAGATTTCAACATTTCTACTCCGGGTTATGTAAAAGTCGATTTACAGGGTGTATCTAAAACAGGCGGCTATTTCGCTGATGTAACGGACATTACATTTAGTGGTACTGCAGCCTCAGGAAACAATATTTTCAGTAATGATACCTCTTATTATTACTGGGCACGCAGAGGACCTTCATGTCACTTAGGCTATACAGTTCCTACCAGCAGCAATGTAAGCTATTATTATAATGAAGTTACTGTTCCGGTTGGAGAAGATAAAATCGGTTCTTACTTTATGGCTAACGGCTTTGGTGAAGGTTATTTTGGAATTCAGGTCAATTCTGCTACGGAAAGAAGAGTTTTATTCTCAGTATGGAGTCCTTTCCCTACAGATGATCCGAATAATATTCCACCAGATCATAAAATAGTATTAAACAGAGCCGGAAGCGGCGTTACTATTGGCGAGTTTGGTAATGAAGGCTCCGGAGGACAGAGTTATTATAAATACAACTGGACCGCCGGACAAACCTACAAATTCTTACTGAAAGGTGAACCGGATGGTACTGGTAAAACAGATTATACAGCATGGTTTCTTTCACCAGACACTACGACATGGAAGCTTATCGCCAGCTGGAAAAGACCACAAACCAGTACTTACCTGAAAGGTTTCTATAGTTTTGTGGAAAACTTTAATCCTGAAAATGGCTATATGGGAAGAAAAGCTGAGTTTAAAAACCAATGGGTAAGAACATCAGCAGGAAACTGGCAGGCTGTTTCTGCAGCTAAGTTTACTGTAGATGCTACTTATAATGCACAACAAAGAATTGATGCTATGGGCGGAACAAACGGAAACAGCTTCTTCCTGCAAAATGGAGGATTCTTTAGTACTATCGTAGCACCAGGCACTCAGTTTTCAGTAACTGCTCCTACACAAGCGCCTGATATAGATTTCTCTACATTACCTTAA
- a CDS encoding helix-turn-helix domain-containing protein translates to METRMYENLQETLSFYGINCHKPYYISSGNPIFQFPKTPFRIDFYAFCICTGGYTDVEIDNQKYNITQNSFLVSAPSTVIKFLKTSKDFRMKLLFFDKNFLLKNIIDPFFIEKLGLFRNLSFSIISPDQDQAFKLLRLLEYLQDKTSITGRFSEDIVRTIIFNLLLETAEIINSEKENIPEEAFSEGNNLFLKFTQLVQSNVIRHKDIQYYADHLFISGKHLIKLVKKASGKTPHEIINESLLKEAFILLNDSELTFTEIAYQLNFSSVSAFGRFFKRYSLLSPTEYRKQQNL, encoded by the coding sequence ATGGAAACAAGAATGTACGAGAACCTGCAGGAAACACTTTCATTCTATGGCATCAATTGTCATAAACCTTATTATATATCTTCGGGAAATCCTATTTTTCAGTTTCCAAAAACACCTTTTCGTATAGATTTCTATGCCTTTTGCATCTGTACAGGAGGCTATACTGATGTAGAAATAGACAATCAGAAATACAATATAACTCAAAATAGCTTCCTGGTTTCAGCACCTTCAACAGTTATCAAGTTTTTGAAAACCAGCAAAGACTTCAGGATGAAACTCTTGTTTTTTGACAAAAATTTTCTATTGAAAAATATTATAGATCCTTTTTTCATTGAGAAGCTGGGACTGTTCAGGAATTTATCTTTCAGTATTATCAGTCCTGACCAAGATCAGGCATTTAAGCTACTCCGACTCTTGGAATACCTGCAGGACAAAACCAGTATAACCGGGCGTTTCTCTGAAGACATTGTACGCACGATAATATTTAATTTATTATTAGAAACCGCAGAAATAATTAATTCTGAGAAAGAAAACATTCCGGAAGAGGCTTTTTCCGAAGGGAACAATTTATTTCTGAAATTTACACAGTTAGTACAAAGCAATGTAATCCGTCATAAAGATATTCAGTATTATGCTGATCATTTATTTATATCCGGAAAACACCTCATCAAATTAGTAAAAAAAGCTTCCGGAAAAACGCCCCATGAAATCATCAATGAAAGCTTGTTAAAAGAAGCTTTTATATTATTGAATGATTCAGAACTTACATTTACTGAAATAGCCTACCAGCTCAACTTTAGTTCCGTGTCAGCTTTCGGAAGATTTTTCAAACGTTATTCTTTATTATCACCTACCGAATACAGAAAACAGCAAAATTTGTAG
- a CDS encoding oleate hydratase, with the protein MNSITSKFDKVLNASSEYGHVNHEPDSSKEQQRNTPQKSMPFSDQIGNYQRNKGIPVQSYDDSKIYIIGSGIAGMSAAYYFIRDGHVPAKNITFLEQLHIDGGSLDGAGNPTDGYIIRGGREMDMTYENLWDIFQDIPALEMPAPYSVLDEYRLINDNDSNYSKARLINNKGEIKDFSKFGLNKLDQLAIIRLLLKNKEELDDLTIEAYFSESFLKSNFWTFWRTMFAFENWHSLLELKLYMHRFLHAIDGLNDLSSLVFPKYNQYDTFVTPLRKFLQEKGVNIHLNTLVKDLDIHINTEGKVVEGIITEQDGKEVKIPVGKNDYVIVTTGSMTEDTFYGNNKTAPIIGIDNSTSGQSAGWKLWKNLAAKSEIFGKPEKFCSNIEKSAWESATLTCKPSALIDKLKEYSVNDPYSGKTVTGGIITITDSNWLMSFTCNRQPHFPEQPDDVLVLWVYALFMDKEGNYIKKTMPECTGDEIVAELCYHLGIEDQLENVQENTIVRTAFMPYITSMFMPRAKGDRPRVVPEGCKNLGLVGQFVETNNDVVFTMESSVRTARIAVYKLLNLNKQVPDINPLQYDIRHLLKAAKTLNDDKPFVGEGLLRKVLKGTYFEHVLPAGAAEEEEQESFIAEHVNKFREWVKGIRG; encoded by the coding sequence ATGAACTCAATAACTTCAAAATTCGACAAAGTACTTAACGCTTCTTCTGAATACGGACATGTAAACCATGAACCGGATTCCAGCAAAGAACAGCAACGAAACACCCCGCAAAAATCGATGCCATTTTCTGATCAGATTGGAAATTATCAGAGAAACAAAGGGATTCCTGTACAATCATATGATGATAGTAAGATTTACATTATAGGCAGTGGAATTGCAGGTATGTCGGCAGCTTATTATTTTATACGCGATGGACATGTTCCTGCAAAAAACATCACCTTTTTAGAACAATTGCATATCGATGGTGGCTCATTAGATGGTGCCGGAAATCCGACAGATGGCTATATTATCCGTGGTGGTCGTGAAATGGACATGACATACGAAAATCTTTGGGATATATTTCAGGATATCCCGGCATTAGAAATGCCGGCTCCTTACAGCGTACTGGACGAATACAGATTAATTAACGATAACGACTCCAATTATTCCAAAGCCAGGTTAATCAACAATAAAGGAGAGATAAAAGACTTTAGTAAGTTCGGCCTAAATAAATTGGACCAGTTAGCTATTATCAGATTACTTCTGAAAAATAAAGAAGAACTGGACGATTTAACCATTGAGGCTTACTTCAGCGAATCTTTTCTGAAAAGTAATTTCTGGACTTTCTGGAGAACGATGTTTGCCTTTGAAAACTGGCATAGCTTATTGGAACTGAAACTTTACATGCACCGTTTCCTTCATGCCATAGATGGCCTGAATGATTTATCTTCACTGGTATTCCCTAAATACAACCAGTATGATACTTTCGTAACTCCTTTGCGCAAATTCCTTCAGGAAAAAGGTGTTAATATCCACCTGAATACTTTGGTAAAAGATCTGGATATCCACATCAATACCGAAGGAAAGGTGGTAGAGGGAATTATCACCGAACAGGATGGCAAGGAAGTAAAAATCCCTGTTGGTAAGAATGACTATGTCATTGTAACCACAGGTTCTATGACGGAAGATACCTTCTACGGAAATAATAAAACTGCTCCTATTATTGGCATAGACAACAGCACAAGCGGACAAAGTGCCGGATGGAAACTATGGAAAAATCTGGCTGCAAAATCAGAAATTTTCGGTAAACCGGAGAAGTTCTGCAGCAATATCGAGAAGTCTGCATGGGAATCTGCAACGCTTACCTGTAAACCTTCAGCCCTTATCGACAAGCTGAAAGAGTACTCTGTTAACGATCCTTATTCCGGAAAAACTGTTACCGGCGGTATTATTACCATCACAGATTCCAACTGGCTGATGAGTTTTACCTGCAACAGACAGCCACACTTCCCGGAACAGCCGGATGATGTACTGGTACTTTGGGTATATGCCTTATTCATGGACAAAGAAGGGAACTATATCAAAAAAACGATGCCGGAATGTACCGGAGATGAAATTGTTGCGGAGTTATGCTACCATTTAGGTATTGAAGATCAGCTGGAAAATGTACAGGAAAATACAATTGTAAGAACTGCATTCATGCCCTATATAACCTCTATGTTTATGCCAAGAGCTAAAGGTGATCGTCCTAGAGTAGTGCCTGAAGGCTGTAAAAATCTGGGACTGGTAGGTCAGTTTGTAGAAACCAATAATGATGTGGTATTTACGATGGAAAGTTCTGTAAGAACAGCCAGAATTGCTGTCTACAAATTACTAAACCTCAACAAACAGGTTCCTGATATCAATCCGTTACAGTATGATATCAGACACCTGCTGAAAGCAGCAAAAACACTGAATGATGACAAACCATTTGTAGGTGAAGGCTTGTTGAGAAAAGTCCTTAAAGGAACTTACTTTGAACATGTATTACCTGCCGGTGCAGCTGAGGAGGAAGAACAGGAATCCTTTATCGCTGAACATGTAAATAAGTTCAGAGAATGGGTAAAAGGAATAAGAGGATAA